From Rhizobium sp. NZLR1, a single genomic window includes:
- a CDS encoding sugar ABC transporter ATP-binding protein encodes MTDPVLSLRGISKWYGPLQVLKNVSLDVYPGEVVALLGENGAGKSTLSGIIAGSRTPSEGSMTWLGQSYAPASPREAIDKGLVLIHQELQLLPQLSIAENVFIGRWPMKNGVVDRAQMVRRAQEQLARLNLHIPATRKVAGLSTANQQLIEIAKALALNAKLLILDEPTAALGGAETEALFEQVRKLRSEGVGIVYISHRMEEIKRITDRVVVLRDGERVQEFSDSATPVRTIVESMVGRPLDRLFPTLPVPTDHPVLQVSGLSSPDNSFRDVTFDVRAGEILGIAGLVGAGRTELVRAISGADPISAGSIKLEGEELRLRDPADAIAKGIVMVPEDRKEQGLVVGHRIGENIIYANLDKLGGRWITPRVKRSFAEKAVAKFGVKGRAEQYASDLSGGNQQKVVIAKWLMRDPKVVVLDEPTRGIDVGARAGIYDIIVNLANRGVAVIVVSSDLEEVLGVSNRILVLAQGKQAGILNRDEANDVSVMELATI; translated from the coding sequence GTGACTGATCCAGTTCTTTCCCTGAGGGGCATATCCAAGTGGTATGGGCCGCTCCAGGTTCTGAAGAATGTCAGCTTGGACGTTTATCCGGGCGAAGTGGTAGCACTTCTCGGTGAAAACGGAGCCGGCAAGTCGACGCTATCCGGCATTATCGCCGGGTCACGCACGCCGTCCGAAGGATCAATGACCTGGCTGGGGCAGTCTTATGCCCCAGCCTCCCCGAGGGAGGCGATCGACAAGGGCCTTGTCCTCATCCATCAGGAGCTGCAGCTGCTGCCGCAGCTATCGATCGCGGAAAACGTCTTCATCGGGCGCTGGCCGATGAAGAACGGCGTCGTCGACCGTGCCCAAATGGTTCGCCGCGCTCAGGAACAGCTCGCTCGCCTGAACCTTCACATACCCGCCACCCGGAAGGTCGCCGGCCTTTCCACCGCAAATCAACAGCTCATCGAGATCGCCAAGGCGTTGGCTCTCAATGCAAAGCTCCTGATCCTGGACGAACCGACCGCGGCCCTTGGCGGCGCGGAGACGGAAGCTCTTTTCGAACAGGTTAGAAAGCTTCGGTCAGAGGGTGTCGGCATCGTCTACATTTCCCACCGCATGGAAGAGATCAAGCGAATAACCGACCGGGTCGTCGTTCTTCGCGATGGCGAGCGCGTGCAGGAATTCTCCGACAGCGCGACACCGGTGCGAACGATCGTCGAGAGCATGGTCGGACGCCCGCTTGACCGCTTGTTCCCAACGCTGCCGGTGCCGACAGACCATCCCGTACTCCAGGTGTCGGGGCTGAGCTCGCCGGACAACTCATTCCGCGACGTTACCTTCGATGTGCGCGCCGGGGAAATTCTCGGAATCGCCGGACTGGTCGGTGCGGGCCGCACAGAACTTGTCCGCGCGATTTCAGGCGCGGACCCGATCAGTGCAGGTTCGATCAAGCTGGAAGGCGAAGAACTCAGGCTGCGCGATCCGGCGGACGCGATCGCCAAGGGCATCGTGATGGTCCCGGAAGACCGCAAGGAGCAAGGCCTGGTTGTCGGGCACCGGATCGGTGAGAACATTATCTACGCCAATCTTGACAAGCTGGGCGGGCGTTGGATTACCCCGCGCGTCAAGCGCTCGTTTGCGGAGAAGGCGGTTGCCAAGTTCGGCGTAAAGGGCCGTGCGGAGCAATATGCCTCGGACCTGTCCGGCGGCAACCAGCAGAAGGTCGTCATCGCGAAATGGCTGATGCGCGATCCTAAGGTCGTCGTACTCGACGAACCGACGAGAGGCATCGACGTCGGGGCCCGAGCGGGCATCTACGACATCATCGTCAATCTTGCCAATCGGGGCGTGGCGGTCATCGTCGTAAGCTCGGACCTCGAGGAAGTTCTCGGAGTTTCCAATCGCATTCTCGTGCTTGCCCAAGGCAAACAGGCAGGCATTCTCAACCGTGACGAGGCGAATGACGTTTCGGTCATGGAGCTAGCCACCATCTGA
- a CDS encoding ABC transporter permease → MVALDINENGLSSGAWLSKLKGATGPLVGLLALCVFLSVSTDTFLSVRNGLNILDQITVLGIMAVGMTFVILIGGIDLSVGSALALAMMVMGWTANVAGLPLPVAIAFALVASGVSGLIVGLLVTQFRVPAFIATLAMMSAARGVANMITDGQQIVGFPDWFMMLAIDRHFGVLTATVFLMLAVVLAAWLFLHFRSEGRMLYAVGGNPEVARLAGINVPLVTIGVYVVSSVLAGLAGIVLAARLDSVQPSSGLGYELDTIAAVVIGGTSLSGGAGGIGGTLIGVLIIGVLRNGLNLLNVSPFLQQVIIGIVIVLAVGAETIRRRRA, encoded by the coding sequence ATGGTGGCGCTCGATATCAATGAAAACGGGCTTTCGTCCGGCGCCTGGTTGAGCAAGCTCAAGGGAGCCACCGGCCCGCTCGTCGGGCTGCTCGCGCTTTGCGTCTTTCTGAGCGTCAGCACCGACACGTTTCTTTCGGTTCGAAACGGCCTCAACATTCTCGATCAGATCACTGTCCTCGGCATCATGGCCGTCGGAATGACCTTTGTCATTCTGATCGGCGGCATCGACCTCTCCGTCGGCTCGGCCCTCGCTCTTGCGATGATGGTCATGGGCTGGACTGCAAATGTCGCCGGCCTGCCGCTGCCGGTTGCGATCGCTTTTGCTCTGGTCGCATCGGGGGTTTCGGGGCTGATCGTCGGACTTCTCGTGACGCAGTTCAGGGTTCCGGCCTTTATTGCCACTCTTGCGATGATGTCCGCGGCTCGCGGCGTCGCCAATATGATCACGGACGGCCAGCAGATCGTCGGATTCCCCGACTGGTTCATGATGCTGGCAATCGACCGCCATTTCGGCGTGCTGACCGCCACCGTGTTTCTCATGCTTGCGGTGGTTCTTGCGGCGTGGCTTTTCCTGCACTTCCGCTCCGAAGGTCGCATGCTCTACGCGGTAGGAGGAAATCCGGAAGTCGCGCGCCTTGCGGGCATCAACGTCCCGCTCGTCACGATTGGCGTCTACGTCGTAAGTTCAGTCCTTGCGGGCCTCGCAGGCATCGTACTCGCCGCCAGGCTGGATTCAGTCCAGCCGTCCAGTGGTCTGGGCTATGAGTTGGACACGATCGCTGCGGTCGTCATCGGCGGGACTTCGCTCTCCGGCGGCGCGGGCGGTATCGGGGGAACATTGATCGGTGTTCTTATCATCGGCGTCCTTCGCAACGGCCTCAATCTTCTCAACGTCTCGCCGTTCCTGCAGCAGGTGATCATCGGCATCGTCATCGTACTCGCGGTCGGCGCGGAGACTATTCGTCGGCGTCGCGCCTGA
- a CDS encoding sugar ABC transporter substrate-binding protein, with amino-acid sequence MKIARTMLASAALLGLTLSPVHAAELKKLGLAVANLQANFFNQIKQSVEAEAKKRGIEVITVDAKGDGPTQVNQIQDLLTQKIDALIYIPAGAAAATVPVKLAKSAGIPVVNVDRNAEGAPGDTFLATDSVASAKAVCDYILKEAGGKGKMVIIHGQKGTTPEVDRSKGCAESLKSYPDVKVVAEQFSNIWSQDEGFQIMQNMLQANPDVSIVFAQADGLALGAAQAIKVANPSQKIVVGGFDGDTAALEALSKGVFNVTATQQTQKMGRDAVENAAKLVAGEKVPPVQLLDATLTTKENVAGFIANHP; translated from the coding sequence ATGAAAATTGCGCGCACCATGCTCGCGTCTGCTGCACTGCTCGGCCTCACGCTCAGCCCCGTACACGCAGCGGAACTGAAGAAGCTCGGCTTGGCCGTTGCCAACCTTCAGGCAAACTTCTTCAACCAGATCAAGCAATCGGTCGAAGCCGAAGCCAAGAAGCGCGGCATCGAAGTCATCACGGTCGACGCAAAGGGCGATGGGCCGACACAGGTCAATCAGATCCAGGACCTCCTGACCCAGAAAATCGACGCGCTGATCTACATTCCGGCAGGTGCGGCCGCTGCGACCGTTCCGGTCAAACTCGCAAAGAGCGCTGGTATTCCGGTCGTGAACGTTGACCGCAACGCCGAGGGAGCACCCGGCGATACCTTCCTTGCAACGGATTCCGTCGCGTCTGCCAAGGCGGTGTGCGACTACATCCTGAAGGAAGCCGGCGGCAAGGGGAAGATGGTCATCATCCACGGCCAGAAGGGCACGACGCCGGAAGTCGATCGTTCGAAGGGCTGCGCTGAATCTCTCAAGTCATATCCGGACGTCAAGGTTGTCGCCGAGCAGTTCTCGAACATCTGGAGCCAGGACGAAGGATTCCAGATCATGCAGAATATGCTGCAGGCAAATCCGGACGTTTCCATCGTGTTCGCCCAAGCCGACGGCCTCGCCCTTGGCGCCGCACAGGCGATCAAGGTCGCCAATCCTTCCCAGAAGATCGTGGTTGGCGGCTTCGATGGTGACACCGCAGCTCTCGAAGCGCTCAGCAAGGGCGTCTTCAACGTAACTGCGACCCAGCAGACGCAGAAGATGGGCCGCGACGCGGTTGAAAACGCCGCCAAGCTTGTTGCTGGAGAGAAGGTGCCGCCGGTCCAACTTTTGGATGCCACCCTGACAACCAAGGAAAACGTCGCAGGCTTCATCGCCAACCATCCGTAA
- a CDS encoding glucose 1-dehydrogenase, with amino-acid sequence MKRFEQKTVVITGGSRGIGAAIARRFAREGANLVVSANEELVHGVAEQIRAEGGKAISFIGDVTDKASVIALYDAAEKEFGSVDVSIQNAGVITIARVEDLTENEWDKVMAVNTKGVFLCAQEALSRMRKHKRGGRIINTASGQARDGFIYTPHYAASKMGVVGITQSLAKEVATEKITVNAFCPGIIETDMWAYNDQAWGKLLGNYAPGELMKEWVEGIPMKRAGSGEDVAGLVTFLASDDAAYITGQTINVDGGLIMS; translated from the coding sequence ATGAAACGCTTTGAGCAAAAGACTGTCGTCATTACCGGGGGCAGCCGCGGCATTGGCGCGGCCATCGCCAGGCGCTTTGCCCGCGAAGGCGCCAATCTCGTCGTCTCCGCCAATGAGGAACTGGTCCACGGCGTTGCCGAGCAAATCCGGGCCGAAGGCGGCAAGGCGATCTCCTTCATCGGCGACGTCACAGACAAGGCGAGCGTCATCGCCCTCTACGATGCTGCCGAGAAGGAATTCGGCTCTGTCGACGTTTCGATCCAGAATGCCGGTGTCATCACCATCGCCCGCGTCGAGGACCTCACCGAAAACGAGTGGGACAAGGTCATGGCCGTCAACACCAAGGGCGTTTTTCTCTGCGCCCAGGAGGCGCTTTCCAGAATGCGCAAGCACAAGCGCGGCGGCCGCATCATCAACACCGCCTCCGGCCAGGCCCGCGACGGCTTCATCTACACCCCGCATTATGCCGCCTCGAAAATGGGCGTCGTCGGCATCACCCAGAGCCTCGCCAAGGAAGTCGCCACCGAAAAGATCACCGTCAACGCCTTCTGCCCCGGCATCATCGAGACCGACATGTGGGCCTATAACGACCAGGCCTGGGGCAAACTGCTCGGCAACTACGCCCCCGGCGAGTTAATGAAGGAATGGGTCGAAGGCATCCCGATGAAACGCGCCGGCTCCGGCGAAGACGTCGCCGGCCTGGTCACCTTCCTCGCCAGCGACGACGCCGCTTACATCACCGGCCAGACGATCAATGTCGATGGCGGGTTGATCATGTCGTAG
- a CDS encoding SDR family oxidoreductase, giving the protein MSDITLNAPKLFDLSGQVAIVTGAGSGIGQRIAIGLAQCGADVALLDRRTDDGLARTAEHIHAAGRRSIQIAADVTSKSSLGEAIARTETDLGALTLAVNAAGIANANAAEEMEEDQYQTLMDINLKGVFLSCQAEARAMLKNGRGSIVNIASMSGVIVNRGLSQAHYNASKAGVIHMSKSMAMEWVDRGIRVNTISPGYTATPMNTRPEMVHQTRLFEEQTPMQRMAAVDEMVGPAVFLLSNAASFVTGVDLLVDGGFCCW; this is encoded by the coding sequence GTGTCCGACATCACTCTGAACGCCCCGAAGCTTTTCGATCTCAGCGGCCAGGTTGCCATCGTTACCGGAGCTGGGAGCGGCATCGGGCAGCGCATTGCCATCGGCCTTGCACAGTGCGGCGCCGACGTGGCGCTGCTCGACCGTCGAACCGACGACGGGTTGGCCAGGACGGCCGAACATATTCACGCCGCCGGCCGCCGTTCGATCCAGATCGCAGCGGATGTCACGAGCAAGTCTTCTCTTGGAGAGGCGATAGCACGTACCGAAACAGATCTCGGCGCATTGACACTTGCAGTCAACGCTGCAGGCATCGCTAACGCCAACGCAGCGGAGGAGATGGAGGAGGACCAATATCAGACGTTGATGGATATCAACCTGAAAGGCGTCTTTCTTTCCTGCCAGGCCGAGGCGCGCGCCATGCTGAAGAATGGACGCGGCTCCATCGTCAACATCGCTTCCATGTCGGGTGTGATCGTAAACCGGGGGCTGAGCCAAGCGCACTATAACGCCTCCAAGGCGGGCGTGATCCATATGTCGAAGTCTATGGCGATGGAATGGGTCGACCGCGGCATTCGCGTCAACACCATCTCCCCCGGATACACGGCAACGCCGATGAACACCCGTCCGGAGATGGTTCATCAGACCAGGCTCTTCGAAGAGCAAACGCCAATGCAGCGAATGGCAGCAGTGGACGAGATGGTCGGCCCGGCGGTGTTCTTGCTGTCGAATGCAGCAAGCTTCGTGACCGGCGTCGATCTTCTCGTCGACGGCGGTTTCTGCTGCTGGTGA
- a CDS encoding SDR family oxidoreductase produces MTLLNDKVAIITGASSGIGRAAAKLFAREGAKLVVTGRRQDALGAVVAEIEAEGGHAVAISGDVKDEALQERLVETAISRFGGLDIGFNNAGILGEMGPVAGLSSEGWRETIETNLTAAFLGAKYQSAAMGERGGSLIFTSTFVGHTVGMPGMAAYAASKAGLIGFVQVLAAELGRQKIRVNALLPGGTDTPASITNAPDATPDLLAFVEGLHALKRMAQPEEIANAALFLASDMSSFVTGTAMLADGGVSISRT; encoded by the coding sequence ATGACACTTTTGAACGACAAGGTCGCGATCATCACCGGCGCCAGTTCCGGCATCGGCCGCGCGGCGGCGAAACTTTTTGCGCGGGAGGGTGCCAAGCTCGTGGTCACCGGACGGCGACAGGACGCACTCGGCGCCGTGGTCGCCGAGATCGAGGCGGAGGGCGGGCATGCTGTCGCCATATCGGGTGATGTCAAGGACGAGGCGTTGCAGGAAAGGCTCGTCGAGACGGCAATCTCACGCTTCGGCGGGCTCGACATCGGCTTCAACAATGCCGGTATTCTCGGCGAGATGGGACCGGTCGCCGGGCTGTCGTCGGAGGGCTGGCGCGAGACGATCGAGACCAATCTCACCGCCGCCTTCCTCGGCGCCAAATACCAGTCCGCGGCGATGGGTGAGCGTGGTGGATCGCTGATCTTCACTTCGACTTTCGTCGGCCATACCGTCGGCATGCCTGGGATGGCCGCCTATGCGGCGAGCAAAGCGGGGCTGATCGGCTTCGTGCAGGTGCTTGCCGCCGAACTCGGGCGACAAAAGATCCGCGTCAACGCCCTGCTTCCAGGCGGCACCGACACGCCTGCCAGCATCACCAACGCGCCGGATGCCACTCCCGACCTGCTCGCCTTCGTGGAGGGACTGCACGCGCTGAAACGCATGGCGCAACCGGAAGAGATCGCCAATGCGGCGCTGTTCCTGGCGTCTGATATGTCGAGCTTCGTGACGGGGACGGCGATGCTGGCCGATGGTGGGGTTTCGATTAGTCGGACGTAA